The Benincasa hispida cultivar B227 chromosome 9, ASM972705v1, whole genome shotgun sequence genome has a segment encoding these proteins:
- the LOC120085108 gene encoding chloroplast envelope quinone oxidoreductase homolog isoform X2 has translation MLRPLLPRKFPFIPGTDVAGEVVAVGVGVNKFKAGDKVLAMINPFNGGGLAEFSVVKESITAHRPPEVSPSEAVGLPVAGLTAYQALTHLDVVPSHQPNILVTAASGGVGHYAVQLAKLQNAHVTATCGARNIELVRNLGADEVLDYTTPDGAALNSPSQRKYDIVVHCATGIPWSRFEPNLSPNGKVIDITPGFGTLLSYGLQKVSFSKKKLVPLLLNPKGKDLEYLVMLMKEGKLKTVIDSKHPLSEAERAWARSIEGHATGKIIVEP, from the exons ATGTTAAGACCACTTCTTCCACGTAAATTCCCTTTTATTCCTG GTACTGATGTTGCTGGAGAGGTAGTAGCTGTAGGAGTGGGAGTAAACAAATTCAAAGCTGGTGATAAAGTGTTAGCTATGATTAACCCCTTT AATGGAGGGGGGTTGGCTGAGTTTTCAGTTGTGAAAGAGAGCATAACAGCCCACAGACCACCAGAAGTCTCACCTTCTGAAGCTGTAGGCTTACCCGTTGCCGGTCTAACCGCTTATCAAGCTCTCACACATCTCGACGTAGTCCCCAGTCACCAACCAAACATTCTGGTCACCGCAGCTTCTGGCGGGGTCGGGCACTATGCCGTTCAATTGGCAAAGCTCCAAAATGCACATGTAACAGCAACTTGCGGGGCTCGAAACATCGAACTAGTCCGGAACTTAGGGGCAGATGAGGTTCTTGACTACACAACCCCGGACGGTGCTGCTCTAAACAGCCCGTCGCAGCGTAAATACGACATTGTAGTACATTGTGCAACTGGGATACCGTGGTCAAGGTTCGAGCCTAATTTGAGTCCTAATGGGAAAGTGATAGATATTACTCCTGGATTTGGGACATTGTTGAGTTATGGTCTTCAGAAGGTGAGTTTCTCAAAGAAAAAGTTGGTGCCTTTGTTACTAAATCCTAAAGGTAAGGATTTGGAATATTTGGTTATGTTAATGAAAGAAGGGAAGCTCAAGACTGTGATCGACTCAAAGCATCCTTTGAGTGAGGCAGAAAGGGCTTGGGCTAGGAGTATTGAGGGCCATGCCACTGGAAAAATTATTGTTGAGCcttag
- the LOC120085108 gene encoding chloroplast envelope quinone oxidoreductase homolog isoform X1 — protein MAENFMRAVQYDAYGGGPSALKHRKLGVPSPEKDDVVVKVEAASINPFDWKVQKGMLRPLLPRKFPFIPGTDVAGEVVAVGVGVNKFKAGDKVLAMINPFNGGGLAEFSVVKESITAHRPPEVSPSEAVGLPVAGLTAYQALTHLDVVPSHQPNILVTAASGGVGHYAVQLAKLQNAHVTATCGARNIELVRNLGADEVLDYTTPDGAALNSPSQRKYDIVVHCATGIPWSRFEPNLSPNGKVIDITPGFGTLLSYGLQKVSFSKKKLVPLLLNPKGKDLEYLVMLMKEGKLKTVIDSKHPLSEAERAWARSIEGHATGKIIVEP, from the exons ATGGCTGAGAACTTCATGCGCGCAGTTCAATATGATGCTTATGGCGGTGGACCGTCTGCTTTAAAG CACAGGAAACTTGGAGTTCCAAGTCCAGAGAAAGATGACGTAGTTGTAAAAGTAGAGGCAGCAAGTATTAATCCTTTTGATTGGAAAGTCCAAAAAGGGATGTTAAGACCACTTCTTCCACGTAAATTCCCTTTTATTCCTG GTACTGATGTTGCTGGAGAGGTAGTAGCTGTAGGAGTGGGAGTAAACAAATTCAAAGCTGGTGATAAAGTGTTAGCTATGATTAACCCCTTT AATGGAGGGGGGTTGGCTGAGTTTTCAGTTGTGAAAGAGAGCATAACAGCCCACAGACCACCAGAAGTCTCACCTTCTGAAGCTGTAGGCTTACCCGTTGCCGGTCTAACCGCTTATCAAGCTCTCACACATCTCGACGTAGTCCCCAGTCACCAACCAAACATTCTGGTCACCGCAGCTTCTGGCGGGGTCGGGCACTATGCCGTTCAATTGGCAAAGCTCCAAAATGCACATGTAACAGCAACTTGCGGGGCTCGAAACATCGAACTAGTCCGGAACTTAGGGGCAGATGAGGTTCTTGACTACACAACCCCGGACGGTGCTGCTCTAAACAGCCCGTCGCAGCGTAAATACGACATTGTAGTACATTGTGCAACTGGGATACCGTGGTCAAGGTTCGAGCCTAATTTGAGTCCTAATGGGAAAGTGATAGATATTACTCCTGGATTTGGGACATTGTTGAGTTATGGTCTTCAGAAGGTGAGTTTCTCAAAGAAAAAGTTGGTGCCTTTGTTACTAAATCCTAAAGGTAAGGATTTGGAATATTTGGTTATGTTAATGAAAGAAGGGAAGCTCAAGACTGTGATCGACTCAAAGCATCCTTTGAGTGAGGCAGAAAGGGCTTGGGCTAGGAGTATTGAGGGCCATGCCACTGGAAAAATTATTGTTGAGCcttag
- the LOC120086597 gene encoding ribonuclease MC-like, with protein sequence MMRKKASVFLVSLFLSIALSKQDAFDYVQVVYEWQPAICNLGKSCKIQPENEFGIHGVWPSVYSKGQIGPCSGPSFDPLKIVSLQDRMSQYWQDLENGNPIEAWASKWAIHGTCSATVFDEFKYFCLGLDTYGRHAMLSFLVHGGLVPSSSKYLDKTSFVKAIADMTSKKGGVICAVDQRGRTQLQKAVLCYAKDGDTLIDCPDNVSSSCPDNFLWLALGD encoded by the exons ATGATGAGAAAGAAAGCAAGTGTGTTCCTTGTGAGTCTATTTCTTTCGATAGCTTTGTCCAAACAAGATGCCTTTGACTATGTTCAAGTGGTGTATGAATGGCAACCAGCCATATGCAACCTTGGAAAGAGCTGCAAAATACAACCCGAGAACGAGTTTGGCATTCATGGTGTATGGCCTAGCGTCTACTCCAAGGGACAAATTGGACCTTGCTCTGGCCCTTCTTTTGACCCCCTCAAA ATCGTCTCATTGCAAGACCGGATGAGCCAATACTGGCAAGACCTGGAGAATGGGAACCCGATAGAAGCGTGGGCGAGTAAGTGGGCAATCCACGGGACTTGCTCGGCGACCGTGTTTGATGAGTTCAAGTATTTCTGCTTGGGTTTGGACACCTACGGCCGCCATGCCATGTTGTCATTTCTAGTCCATGGAGGTTTGGTTCCCAGCTCTAGCAAGTATCTAGACAAGACTAGCTTTGTCAAAGCCATCGCCGACATGACCTCGAAGAAGGGTGGCGTTATCTGCGCCGTTGATCAACGTGGCCGGACACAACTTCAGAAGGCAGTTTTATGTTACGCCAAAGATGGTGATACTCTCATCGACTGCCCAGATAATGTTAGTAGTTCCTGCCCTGATAACTTCTTGTGGCTTGCCTTGGGCGATTGA